The sequence tagtaACAGCCTCAAGTGTGCGGAGCCGCAGGGATTACCGGGAGTTCTGTAAATGACCCCCACGTCCTCCCCCCACAACATGTCTTCCAGGACCGAGGCTTGTCGGGTACGCACTGAGCTTCTTCATCTACAGCACCTGGGAGGGGAGGAGCCTGCACCTGGAGGACCTGTACATCATGCCGGAGTACCGCGGTAAGTGcctacagcagcacagaggatgtcaggagaggagtgtgctgatcctgtaggaggccacaggatgagagttacatagtggaaggagcagggtccctgcagcacagaggatttcaggagaggagtgcgctgatcttgtgggggtcacaggatgagagttacatagtggaaggagcaggggcccagcagcacagaggatttcaggagaggagtgcgctgATCCTGTGGGGATCAcagactgagagttacatagtggaaggagcagagtccccagtagcacagaggatttcaggagaggagtgtgctgatcctgtggaggtgacaggatgagagttacatagtggaaggagcagggtcccagcagcacagaggatttcaggagaggagtgtgctgatcctgtggaggtgacaggatgagagttacatagtggaaggagcagggtcccagcagcacagaggatttcagtgtTGTATATGATGGTGACCGGGGGTATTGTTCCTCCTCTCACACAGTGGATCACACAGATCCAGCAGCGGGCAGCAGAGAGCCATTGCAGGATAGATGTCGGGTTCTCCCCAGTTGATCACCCCTTATAATGGTCTCTTTCTAACAGGCAAAGGCATCGGCTCCAAGCTTTTCTCCGCGGTCGCTGAGGTCAGTCTCATGTGGAAACTGCCGCGCCGGTAGTTAATCCTAGAAGTGAATTATAATCCATCACCGGTTTATTATAATCCATCACCGGTCCGTTATAATCCAGCACCGGCCCGTTATAATCCAGCACCGGCCCGTTATAATCCATCACCGATCCCTTATAAACCATCACCGGTCCGTTATAATCCATCACCGGTCCGTTATAATCCATCACCGGTCCGTTATAATCCATCACCGGTCCGTTATAATCCATCACCGGTCCGTTATAATCCATCACCGGTCCGTTATAATCCATCACCGGTCCGTTATAATCCATCACCGGTCCGTTATAATCCAGGACCGGCCCGTTATAATCCATGACCGGCCCGTTATAATCCATGACCGGTCCGTTATAATCCATGACCGGTCCGTTATAATCCATGACCGGTCCGTTATAATCCATGACCGGTCCGTTATAATCCATGACCGGTCCGTTATAATCCATGACCGGCCCGTTATAATCCATGACCGGCCCGTTATAATCCATGACCGGCCCGTTATAATCCATCACCGGCCCGTTATAATCCATCACCGGCCCGTTATAATCCATCACCGGCCCGTTATAATCCATCACCGGCCCGTTATAATCCATCACCGGCCCGTTATAATCCATCACCGGTCCGTTATAATCCAGCACCGGCTTCTGATCCTTTTCTCTCCATGTACCCACAGTCCTGCCTGTCCTTGGGGTGCTCTCGTCTGCAGCTCTCCGTCCTGGATTGGAACCACACCGCCATCTCCTTCTACCGCTCCCGAGGGGCCCGCGACCTGACGCAGGAGGAGGGATGGAGGGTCTTCCGCTTCATCCCAGAGGATCTGAAGAGAATAATTTCTAAGAATTCTAACTGACCAGTACACTGCATCATAGGGATCAGACCTGGACAGCACCcttcctgtgctccgcctccgcgAGTGCACCCACAAACCACGGTGCAATAGTTCAGCTGTGAACTTCTGTCCTGTGACCACTGTCAATAATCAATAAAGATTCCACGGAAAAACTGCAGACGACATGGTGATCAGTGAACAGGGTCCGGTCCTGGTGATCAGCGGAATATACAGGGTATGGTCCTGCTGATCAGAGGTATATACAGGGTACGGTCCTGCTGATCAGCGGTATATACAGGGTACGGTCCTGCTGATCAGCGGTATGTACAGGGTACGGTCCTGCTGATCAGCGGTATGTACAGGGTACGGTCCTGCTGATCAGCGGTATGTACAGGGTACGGTCCTGCTGATCAGCGGTATGTACAGGGTACGGTCCTGCTGATCAGCGGTATGTACAGGGTACGGTCCTGCTGATCAGCGGTATGTACAGGGTACGGTCCTGCTGATCAGCGGTATGTACAGGGTACGGTCCTGCTGATCAGCGGTATATACAGGGTACGGTCCTGCTGATCAGCGGTATGTACAGGGTACGGTCCTGCTGATCAGCGGTATGTACAGGGTACGGTCCTGCTGATCAGCGGTATGTACAGGGTACGGTCCTGCTGATCAGCGGTATGTACAGGGTACGGTCCTGCTGATCAGCGGTATGTACAGGGTACGGTCCTGCTGATCAGCGGTATATACAGGGTACGGTCCTGCTGATCAGCGGTATGTACAGGGTACGGTCCTGCTGATCAGCGGTATGTACAGGGTACGGTCCTGGTGATCAGCGGTATATACAGGGTACGGTCCTGCTGATCAGCGGTATATACAGGGTACGGTCCTGGTGATCAGCGGTATATACAGGGTACGGTCCTGCTGATCAGCGGTATATACAGGGTACGGTCCTGGTGATCAGCGGTATATACAGGGTACGGTCCTGCTGATCAGCGGTATATACAGGGTACGGTCCTGGTGATCAGCAGTATATTCAGGGTACGGTCCTGCTGATCAGCGGTATATACATGGTACAGTCCTGCTGATCAGAGGTATATACAGGGTACGGTCCTTATATACAGGGTACGGTCCTGCTGATCAGCGGTATATACAGGGTACAGTCCTGCTGATCAGCGGTATGTACAGGGTACGGTCCTGCTGATCAGCGGTATGTACAGGGTACGGTCCTGCTGATCAGCGGTATATACAGGGTACGGTCCTTATATACAGGGTACGGTCCTGTTGATCAGCGGTATATACAGGGTACGGTCCTGCTGATCAGCGGTATATACAGGGTACGGTCCTGCTGATCAGCGGTATATACAGGGTACGGTCCTGCAGATCAGCGGTATATACAGGGTACGGTCCTGGTGATCAGCGGTATATACAGGGTACGGTCCTGGTGATCAGCGGTATATACAGGGTACGGTCCTGCTGATCAGCGGTATATACAGGGTGCGGTCCTGCTGATCAGCGGTATATACAGGGTATGGTCCTGCTGATCAGCGGTATATACAGGGTACAGTCCTGCTGATCAGAGGTATATACAGGGTACGGTCCTGCTGATCAGCGGTATATACAGGGCACGGTCCTGG is a genomic window of Bufo bufo chromosome 1, aBufBuf1.1, whole genome shotgun sequence containing:
- the LOC120986696 gene encoding thialysine N-epsilon-acetyltransferase-like isoform X2; its protein translation is MTSRSRESCRKSFPRTSFCGLRCPRQLYVWGPKVHRECESVNRALITTLRHEGDAVRYSAELAEYEKLQDQVKNTAEGLRRDGFGSAPLFRCLVVQGEDEDQRAAGPRLVGYALSFFIYSTWEGRSLHLEDLYIMPEYRGKGIGSKLFSAVAESCLSLGCSRLQLSVLDWNHTAISFYRSRGARDLTQEEGWRVFRFIPEDLKRIISKNSN
- the LOC120986696 gene encoding thialysine N-epsilon-acetyltransferase-like isoform X9; protein product: MAGYRVRAAEPDDCEEIMRMIQELAEYEKLQDQVKNTAEGLRRDGFGSAPLFRCLVVQGEDEDQRAAGPRLVGYALSFFIYSTWEGRSLHLEDLYIMPEYRGKGIGSKLFSAVAESCLSLGCSRLQLSVLDWNHTAISFYRSRGARDLTQEEGWRVFRFIPEDLKRIISKNSN
- the LOC120986696 gene encoding thialysine N-epsilon-acetyltransferase-like isoform X3, with the protein product MAGYRVRAAEPDDCEEIMRMIQELAEYEKLQDQVKNTAEGAQPSNHWCNHLQTITVYLSGGREKQIHVLQISREVRGLRRDGFGSAPLFRCLVVQGEDEDQRAAGPRLVGYALSFFIYSTWEGRSLHLEDLYIMPEYRGKGIGSKLFSAVAESCLSLGCSRLQLSVLDWNHTAISFYRSRGARDLTQEEGWRVFRFIPEDLKRIISKNSN